A part of Notolabrus celidotus isolate fNotCel1 chromosome 21, fNotCel1.pri, whole genome shotgun sequence genomic DNA contains:
- the LOC117804779 gene encoding uncharacterized protein LOC117804779 isoform X3, whose product MLVTNLRNRPLCSSDTEVLSHSMLSLYHDLVTGSKDFPMIQAEVFLRVNLLTTPFGELDVRENTRPMDGPDGVMVPPAGSGSPPPNMQTPVLPERTDLGTLMADPDNCVTFTKIDDRTISRVISTVFDADGTELTNRWRVTTYSQDGHLLMSVLCGFVRKSARYAYTPQTQKKRKRDSEEESQSPPKKHLRL is encoded by the coding sequence ATGCTTGTTACAAACTTGAGGAACCGGCCTCTGTGCAGCTCAGACACTGAGGTCTTGAGTCACTCCATGTTGAGCCTTTACCACGACCTGGTCACCGGTTCAAAGGACTTCCCTATGATTCAGGCCGAAGTGTTCCTTCGTGTCAACTTGTTGACCACACCCTTTGGCGAGCTGGACGTGAGAGAGAACACCAGACCAATGGATGGACCAGATGGTGTGATGGTGCCTCCTGCAGGCTCTGGCTCTCCCCCTCCGAACATGCAGACTCCAGTTCTTCCTGAGAGGACGGACCTTGGGACCCTGATGGCCGACCCTGATAACTGCGTCACTTTCACGAAGATTGATGACCGAACTATCAGCAGAGTCATCTCCACTGTGTTCGACGCTGATGGCACTGAGCTGACCAACCGCTGGAGAGTAACCACCTACAGCCAGGATGGACACCTTCTCATGTCAGTCCTCTGTGGGTTTGTCAGAAAGTCTGCAAGGTATGCGTATACTCCAcagacacagaagaagaggaagagggattCAGAGGAAGAGAGCCAGTCTCCACCAAAGAAACACTTGAGACTGTGA
- the LOC117804779 gene encoding uncharacterized protein LOC117804779 isoform X1 — translation MPHPAGLRREKYLLSTGIVRVLDERYVELPRPGPVLQMLVTNLRNRPLCSSDTEVLSHSMLSLYHDLVTGSKDFPMIQAEVFLRVNLLTTPFGELDVRENTRPMDGPDGVMVPPAGSGSPPPNMQTPVLPERTDLGTLMADPDNCVTFTKIDDRTISRVISTVFDADGTELTNRWRVTTYSQDGHLLMSVLCGFVRKSARYAYTPQTQKKRKRDSEEESQSPPKKHLRL, via the exons ATGCCCCACCCCGCCGGGTTACGTCGTGAGAAGTACCTGCTGAGCACCGGCATCGTGCGCGTGCTCGATGAACGCTATG tgGAGCTCCCAAGGCCAGGACCAGTTCTTCAAATGCTTGTTACAAACTTGAGGAACCGGCCTCTGTGCAGCTCAGACACTGAGGTCTTGAGTCACTCCATGTTGAGCCTTTACCACGACCTGGTCACCGGTTCAAAGGACTTCCCTATGATTCAGGCCGAAGTGTTCCTTCGTGTCAACTTGTTGACCACACCCTTTGGCGAGCTGGACGTGAGAGAGAACACCAGACCAATGGATGGACCAGATGGTGTGATGGTGCCTCCTGCAGGCTCTGGCTCTCCCCCTCCGAACATGCAGACTCCAGTTCTTCCTGAGAGGACGGACCTTGGGACCCTGATGGCCGACCCTGATAACTGCGTCACTTTCACGAAGATTGATGACCGAACTATCAGCAGAGTCATCTCCACTGTGTTCGACGCTGATGGCACTGAGCTGACCAACCGCTGGAGAGTAACCACCTACAGCCAGGATGGACACCTTCTCATGTCAGTCCTCTGTGGGTTTGTCAGAAAGTCTGCAAGGTATGCGTATACTCCAcagacacagaagaagaggaagagggattCAGAGGAAGAGAGCCAGTCTCCACCAAAGAAACACTTGAGACTGTGA
- the LOC117804779 gene encoding uncharacterized protein LOC117804779 isoform X2, with the protein MELPRPGPVLQMLVTNLRNRPLCSSDTEVLSHSMLSLYHDLVTGSKDFPMIQAEVFLRVNLLTTPFGELDVRENTRPMDGPDGVMVPPAGSGSPPPNMQTPVLPERTDLGTLMADPDNCVTFTKIDDRTISRVISTVFDADGTELTNRWRVTTYSQDGHLLMSVLCGFVRKSARYAYTPQTQKKRKRDSEEESQSPPKKHLRL; encoded by the exons A tgGAGCTCCCAAGGCCAGGACCAGTTCTTCAAATGCTTGTTACAAACTTGAGGAACCGGCCTCTGTGCAGCTCAGACACTGAGGTCTTGAGTCACTCCATGTTGAGCCTTTACCACGACCTGGTCACCGGTTCAAAGGACTTCCCTATGATTCAGGCCGAAGTGTTCCTTCGTGTCAACTTGTTGACCACACCCTTTGGCGAGCTGGACGTGAGAGAGAACACCAGACCAATGGATGGACCAGATGGTGTGATGGTGCCTCCTGCAGGCTCTGGCTCTCCCCCTCCGAACATGCAGACTCCAGTTCTTCCTGAGAGGACGGACCTTGGGACCCTGATGGCCGACCCTGATAACTGCGTCACTTTCACGAAGATTGATGACCGAACTATCAGCAGAGTCATCTCCACTGTGTTCGACGCTGATGGCACTGAGCTGACCAACCGCTGGAGAGTAACCACCTACAGCCAGGATGGACACCTTCTCATGTCAGTCCTCTGTGGGTTTGTCAGAAAGTCTGCAAGGTATGCGTATACTCCAcagacacagaagaagaggaagagggattCAGAGGAAGAGAGCCAGTCTCCACCAAAGAAACACTTGAGACTGTGA